One region of Haloprofundus salilacus genomic DNA includes:
- a CDS encoding universal stress protein: MYDTILVPTDGSEAAMRALDHALLLARATDASVHALYVANSEPDETSIPPDENETRQYRDVLRRHGEGVLDSVGERVESIPVETESSVEIESPATNLETALRTGVPHEAILSYADEQRVDLVVMGTHGRSGLRRYLLGSVAERVVRLADCPVMTVHEDDDAPSSYQRVLVPTDGSDCAEAAAEHAVAVARAFDAEIHALSVVNLAEEGGLFSAGGIDSAFVERLDESARADADAVVERAREASVRGESTVVHGVPHEEIGEYATANDVDLVVMGTHGRSGFRRYLLGSVTERVLRTGSTPVLAVRQQSDR; this comes from the coding sequence GTGTACGACACGATACTGGTTCCGACCGACGGGAGCGAAGCGGCGATGAGGGCGCTCGACCATGCGCTGCTTCTGGCTCGTGCAACCGACGCGTCGGTTCACGCGTTGTACGTCGCCAACAGCGAACCGGATGAGACGTCGATACCGCCCGACGAGAACGAGACTCGACAGTACCGGGACGTGCTCCGCAGACACGGCGAAGGAGTACTCGACTCGGTCGGTGAGCGAGTCGAGTCAATCCCGGTGGAGACAGAATCGTCGGTAGAGATCGAGTCGCCGGCGACGAATCTCGAAACCGCGTTGCGGACGGGCGTGCCACACGAGGCGATTCTCTCGTACGCCGACGAGCAACGCGTTGACCTGGTGGTGATGGGAACGCACGGGCGCAGCGGACTCCGGCGCTATCTGCTCGGGAGCGTCGCCGAGCGCGTCGTCCGCCTTGCCGACTGCCCGGTGATGACCGTCCACGAGGACGACGACGCCCCGAGTTCCTACCAGCGAGTTCTCGTCCCGACCGACGGCAGCGACTGCGCCGAGGCGGCGGCCGAGCACGCGGTGGCCGTCGCTCGGGCGTTCGACGCGGAGATTCACGCGCTCTCCGTGGTGAACCTCGCCGAAGAGGGCGGCCTGTTCAGCGCAGGCGGCATCGACAGTGCGTTCGTCGAGCGACTCGACGAGAGCGCGCGGGCCGACGCCGACGCGGTCGTCGAGCGCGCCCGCGAGGCGAGCGTCCGCGGCGAATCGACGGTCGTACACGGCGTTCCGCACGAGGAGATCGGCGAGTACGCGACGGCCAACGACGTCGACTTGGTGGTGATGGGGACGCACGGACGAAGCGGCTTCCGGCGCTATCTGCTCGGGAGCGTGACCGAGCGCGTCCTCCGGACGGGGTCGACACCCGTGCTCGCGGTTCGACAGCAGAGCGACCGCTGA
- a CDS encoding VOC family protein: MLSDTPGIHHVSTIVRDAQRNVDFYVGVLGLRFVTRTVDFEDRFAYHLYYGDERGTEGSVLTFFPFPEEVDGRVGRPQITAASLAIPDDAVDYWTTRFDDHGVEYGIDERFGETVVSFTDPDGTHLELVTALGPSEPWTGGPVPAEHGIRGVRGVSLLSASPFVTASLLDTFGLELVAQEEDVVRYRADGRGSVVDVLDREAAFGREGAGTIHHVAFGVPDEAALHEWRDLLADRDCRVSRVTDRHFFHSLYVRDAGGVLFELATEPIDLVDSDHEPGRHLALPPQFEADRETIASQLPPLELPESVPE, from the coding sequence GTGCTCTCGGACACCCCCGGCATCCACCACGTCTCGACTATCGTTCGCGACGCCCAGCGCAACGTCGACTTCTACGTCGGCGTCCTCGGTCTGCGCTTCGTCACGCGAACCGTCGACTTCGAGGACCGATTCGCCTATCACCTCTACTACGGCGACGAACGTGGGACGGAAGGGTCGGTGCTCACGTTCTTCCCGTTCCCCGAGGAGGTCGACGGCCGCGTCGGTCGCCCCCAGATCACCGCCGCGTCGCTCGCCATCCCCGACGACGCCGTCGACTACTGGACGACCCGCTTCGACGACCACGGCGTCGAGTACGGTATCGACGAACGGTTCGGCGAGACGGTCGTCTCCTTCACAGACCCGGACGGGACGCATCTCGAACTCGTCACCGCGCTGGGCCCGAGCGAGCCGTGGACCGGCGGTCCCGTCCCGGCCGAACACGGGATTCGCGGCGTCCGCGGCGTCTCGCTCCTCTCGGCGAGTCCGTTCGTCACGGCGAGTCTGCTCGACACGTTCGGCCTCGAACTCGTCGCTCAGGAGGAGGACGTGGTCCGCTACCGCGCCGACGGCCGCGGGTCTGTCGTCGACGTCCTCGATCGGGAGGCCGCGTTCGGCCGCGAGGGCGCCGGAACGATCCACCACGTCGCCTTCGGCGTCCCCGACGAGGCAGCGCTCCACGAGTGGCGCGACCTGCTCGCCGACCGTGACTGCCGCGTCTCGCGGGTGACCGACCGCCACTTCTTTCACTCGCTGTACGTCCGCGACGCCGGCGGCGTCCTCTTCGAGTTGGCGACGGAACCGATCGATCTGGTCGACAGCGACCACGAACCCGGACGACACCTCGCGCTGCCGCCGCAGTTCGAAGCGGACCGCGAGACGATCGCGTCGCAACTGCCGCCGCTCGAACTCCCCGAGAGCGTTCCGGAATGA
- a CDS encoding alpha/beta hydrolase, translating to MTDDASTRIDPHADEPISTAGAPPAATTAAVVLLHGRGSSPDAVLRLADEFHHRGVLYVAPKSSGSVWYPGGVDAPVESRRAYLDSAFARVDTALDIAAETGVSPKRCVLFGFSQGGCLAAEYAARQPKRYGGLAVLAGGLLGPTDAFETLDRFDAEKGSLDGTPIFLGCGDDDPHVTPGRIDASADVFCRLGGDVTTRLYEGLGHYINDDQMHAVDEMVASVAGPPS from the coding sequence ATGACTGACGACGCTTCCACCCGAATCGACCCCCACGCCGACGAACCGATTTCGACGGCCGGTGCGCCCCCCGCCGCAACGACGGCGGCGGTCGTGTTGCTGCACGGGCGGGGTAGTTCGCCCGACGCCGTCCTTCGGCTCGCCGACGAGTTCCACCACCGGGGCGTGCTCTACGTCGCGCCGAAGTCGAGCGGAAGCGTCTGGTACCCCGGCGGCGTCGACGCCCCGGTCGAGAGCCGACGCGCGTATCTCGACTCGGCGTTCGCCCGCGTCGACACCGCGCTCGATATCGCGGCCGAGACGGGCGTCTCTCCGAAGCGTTGCGTCCTGTTCGGTTTCTCACAGGGCGGCTGTCTCGCCGCCGAGTACGCCGCCCGGCAGCCGAAACGGTACGGCGGCCTCGCGGTGCTCGCCGGCGGACTCCTCGGGCCGACCGACGCGTTCGAGACGCTCGACAGATTCGACGCTGAGAAGGGGTCGCTCGACGGGACGCCGATATTTCTCGGTTGCGGCGACGACGACCCGCACGTCACGCCCGGGCGAATTGACGCGTCAGCAGATGTCTTTTGCCGACTCGGCGGCGACGTGACGACACGGCTGTACGAGGGCTTAGGACATTACATCAACGACGACCAGATGCACGCCGTCGACGAGATGGTCGCGAGCGTCGCAGGGCCTCCCTCCTAG
- the sod gene encoding superoxide dismutase, which yields MSDYELDPLPYDYDALEPHISEQVLTWHHDTHHQGYVNGWNSAEETLAENRESGDFGSSGSALRNVTHNGCGHILHDLFWQNMSPEGGSEPSGELAERIETDFGSYDAWKGEFEAAAKNASGWALLVYDSFSNQLRNVVVDKHDQGALWGSHPIVALDVWEHSYYYDYGPARGDFIDAFFEVVDWDEPSARYEQALELFE from the coding sequence ATGAGCGACTACGAACTCGACCCACTCCCGTACGATTACGACGCGCTCGAACCGCACATCTCCGAGCAGGTGCTCACGTGGCACCACGACACCCACCACCAGGGTTACGTCAACGGTTGGAACTCGGCGGAAGAGACACTCGCAGAGAACCGCGAGTCCGGCGACTTCGGGTCGTCGGGCAGCGCGCTGCGCAACGTGACCCACAACGGCTGCGGGCACATCCTCCACGACCTGTTTTGGCAGAACATGTCGCCGGAGGGCGGCTCTGAGCCGTCGGGCGAGCTCGCTGAACGCATCGAGACCGACTTCGGCTCCTACGACGCGTGGAAGGGCGAGTTCGAGGCCGCCGCGAAGAACGCCTCGGGCTGGGCACTTTTGGTGTACGACTCGTTCTCGAACCAGCTGCGCAACGTCGTCGTCGACAAGCACGACCAGGGCGCACTCTGGGGGTCGCACCCCATCGTCGCGCTCGACGTGTGGGAGCACTCGTACTACTACGACTACGGACCGGCGCGCGGCGACTTCATCGACGCGTTCTTCGAGGTCGTCGACTGGGACGAACCCAGCGCACGCTACGAGCAGGCCCTCGAACTGTTCGAATAG
- a CDS encoding Rieske (2Fe-2S) protein yields MVEGARIADLEDVPERGSYLFTVEDAFTNEREVILVPCKTDPGVEAWINNCTHENQRLDRGSGAAMRDGELICPKHGSMFDACSGACDNGEAAGTSLPGVDIAVEDGGVFLTDDNYTYLRGGGVEDDDGPDSTSHIGF; encoded by the coding sequence ATGGTCGAAGGTGCGCGAATCGCAGACCTCGAAGACGTTCCCGAGAGGGGATCGTACCTGTTCACCGTCGAAGACGCGTTCACCAACGAACGGGAGGTGATACTCGTCCCGTGCAAGACAGACCCCGGCGTCGAGGCGTGGATAAACAACTGCACGCACGAGAACCAGCGGCTCGATCGGGGGTCCGGCGCCGCCATGCGCGACGGCGAGCTAATCTGTCCGAAGCACGGTTCGATGTTTGACGCCTGTTCGGGAGCGTGCGACAACGGCGAGGCCGCGGGAACGTCGCTGCCCGGAGTCGACATCGCCGTCGAGGACGGCGGGGTGTTTCTCACCGACGACAACTACACCTACCTGCGCGGCGGCGGCGTCGAGGACGACGACGGCCCCGATTCGACGTCTCACATCGGATTCTGA
- a CDS encoding RNA-guided endonuclease InsQ/TnpB family protein, with amino-acid sequence MEVIRTVKVKLDVPDERCDDLHQTKDQFLHCANTTAEWAWRHPNDYCVTSKQKAEKALYERLRSETELTANLVQKGIRRAIEATKSGVARLKKTDNTSQPHFSAWSVVYDKRSATFHRDHVSLSTVNGRVECDYVIPDNPEGTPIGEYLLNEGYEFRMSTLQYDRATESFYLHARMRRIESDEQESPTTSFSDAKHRTVLGVDLNVDGSLAVTSTGAFIGNADEMNHRRREFEKTRGSMQQTGTRSAHLSIQSMQDREHRWIQDELHRASNQILEEARAHDCTHVVFENLTDIRNRMASAKRFHAWAFRRLSRYVEYKAAMFGIEVKQVSPEYTSQRCSACGFTHENNRRSKHQFVCQKCEYELNADYNASKNIARKLLKRLHSGQKSSSGGAPCQCALASGTLNLNGDFYAYSVTEVEGESTDKPTTEVVGH; translated from the coding sequence ATGGAGGTAATTCGCACTGTCAAGGTCAAACTTGACGTTCCTGACGAGCGGTGCGACGATCTCCATCAGACCAAAGACCAGTTTCTCCACTGTGCGAACACAACCGCAGAGTGGGCATGGAGACACCCGAACGACTACTGCGTCACCTCGAAACAGAAAGCCGAGAAAGCCCTCTACGAGCGATTACGTTCAGAGACGGAGTTGACCGCAAACCTCGTGCAGAAAGGGATTCGACGCGCTATTGAGGCCACAAAAAGCGGTGTCGCTCGTCTCAAGAAAACCGATAACACGAGTCAACCACACTTCTCGGCATGGAGCGTCGTTTACGACAAACGCTCTGCGACGTTCCATCGCGACCACGTTTCGCTCTCAACCGTGAACGGTCGCGTCGAGTGCGACTACGTGATTCCCGACAATCCAGAGGGAACACCGATTGGCGAGTACCTGCTGAACGAAGGCTACGAATTCCGTATGTCCACGTTACAGTACGACCGCGCCACTGAGTCGTTCTACCTCCACGCACGAATGCGCCGAATCGAAAGTGACGAGCAAGAATCACCCACGACTTCTTTTTCCGATGCCAAGCACAGAACAGTCCTTGGCGTTGACCTGAACGTGGACGGATCGCTTGCCGTGACTTCGACTGGTGCATTCATCGGGAACGCGGACGAGATGAACCATCGGCGTCGTGAGTTCGAGAAGACTCGTGGGTCAATGCAACAGACAGGTACACGGTCGGCACACCTGTCGATTCAGTCGATGCAAGACCGTGAACACCGTTGGATACAGGATGAGTTGCACCGCGCCTCCAATCAGATTCTCGAAGAAGCGCGTGCCCACGACTGTACCCACGTCGTGTTCGAGAACTTGACCGATATTCGCAATCGGATGGCTAGTGCAAAGCGATTCCATGCGTGGGCGTTCCGACGCCTGTCCCGGTACGTCGAATACAAAGCCGCGATGTTTGGCATCGAGGTCAAGCAGGTAAGTCCAGAATATACGAGTCAGCGGTGTTCTGCGTGCGGGTTTACCCATGAGAACAACAGGCGGTCGAAGCATCAGTTCGTGTGCCAGAAGTGCGAGTACGAACTGAACGCGGACTATAACGCGAGCAAGAACATCGCTCGCAAACTTCTCAAGAGACTCCACTCGGGGCAGAAGTCTTCGAGTGGAGGCGCACCCTGTCAGTGTGCGCTAGCGTCAGGGACGCTGAACCTAAACGGCGATTTCTACGCCTACTCCGTTACGGAGGTAGAAGGTGAGTCCACTGACAAGCCCACGACTGAAGTCGTGGGTCATTGA
- a CDS encoding 2Fe-2S iron-sulfur cluster-binding protein, with product MALIDPVAVGLGAALTALAVAMHFSKGTGWTSTADISQEVLDQRASTVPETDFPEPMNRSIGGGGAVAVGGAAAGEEGELEEGEAEEESSSPADIPEDEVEYFEVEFVKEGETVEIPNNQTVLESGEEEGWDLPYACRQGQCVSCAGQITSGGNSEDYVVHDNQQMLDDGELDEGYTLTCVAYPRADFTIETGSAP from the coding sequence ATGGCTCTTATCGACCCAGTGGCGGTTGGACTGGGCGCGGCGCTGACGGCGCTGGCCGTCGCGATGCACTTCTCGAAGGGGACGGGGTGGACGTCCACCGCCGACATCTCTCAGGAAGTGCTCGATCAGCGCGCGTCGACGGTCCCCGAGACCGACTTCCCCGAACCGATGAACCGTTCTATCGGCGGCGGCGGCGCCGTCGCCGTCGGCGGCGCGGCCGCGGGCGAGGAAGGCGAACTCGAAGAGGGCGAGGCCGAAGAGGAGAGCTCCAGCCCCGCCGACATCCCCGAGGACGAAGTCGAGTACTTCGAGGTGGAGTTCGTCAAGGAGGGCGAGACCGTCGAGATTCCGAACAACCAGACCGTCCTCGAATCCGGCGAAGAGGAAGGCTGGGACCTCCCGTACGCCTGCCGACAGGGGCAGTGCGTCTCCTGCGCGGGGCAGATCACCTCCGGCGGCAACTCTGAGGACTACGTCGTCCACGACAACCAGCAGATGCTCGACGACGGCGAACTTGACGAGGGCTACACGCTCACCTGCGTCGCCTACCCGCGCGCGGACTTCACCATCGAGACCGGCAGCGCGCCGTAA
- a CDS encoding YMGG-like glycine zipper-containing protein translates to MDSASIHLRRMLSRARYAAIGAAIGAGLGGLFSKEAASTGGAIGALVGATFGETRVTARDRIDRIRARGEEEFKRIPLE, encoded by the coding sequence ATGGACAGCGCATCTATCCACCTTCGACGGATGCTGAGCCGCGCTCGGTACGCGGCCATCGGCGCAGCCATCGGTGCGGGTCTCGGCGGACTGTTCAGCAAGGAAGCCGCGAGCACCGGCGGGGCCATCGGCGCGCTCGTCGGGGCGACGTTCGGCGAGACGCGCGTGACCGCCCGAGATCGAATCGATCGAATACGAGCACGGGGCGAAGAGGAGTTCAAACGAATTCCGCTGGAGTAG
- the gnd gene encoding phosphogluconate dehydrogenase (NAD(+)-dependent, decarboxylating), translating into MTNHNPLPPSREPPSMRIGVIGLGRMGQIVVERVVDAGHDVVAFDLNERAVETAADAGAEPATSVEDLVEKLGDEKRIWLMVPAGDAVDATLADLDPYLDDDDVVVDGGNSHFERSVERAKACRAAYLDCGTSGGPAGAKLGFSLMVGGPQWAYDELTPVFDAVATGPDGHDRMGPSGSGHYVKMVHNGVEYALMQAYGEGFELLADGRYDLDLEAVSRTWNNGAVIRSWLLELCEEAFTEEGSNLGDVADHVAGGSTGTWTVQESLEQEVPVPLIYQALAERFDSRNEGRFSRRLANRLRYGFGRHEVARE; encoded by the coding sequence CTGACGAACCACAATCCCTTACCCCCCTCCCGAGAACCACCGAGCATGCGAATAGGCGTCATCGGACTCGGACGGATGGGGCAGATAGTCGTCGAACGAGTCGTCGACGCGGGCCACGACGTGGTCGCGTTCGACCTCAACGAGCGAGCGGTCGAGACCGCCGCCGACGCGGGCGCGGAACCCGCGACGAGCGTCGAGGACCTCGTCGAGAAACTCGGCGACGAGAAGCGCATCTGGCTGATGGTCCCGGCCGGCGACGCCGTCGACGCGACGCTCGCGGACCTCGACCCGTACCTCGACGACGACGACGTGGTCGTCGACGGCGGCAACTCCCACTTCGAGCGCTCCGTTGAGCGCGCGAAAGCCTGCCGGGCGGCGTACCTCGACTGCGGTACCAGCGGCGGCCCCGCGGGCGCCAAACTCGGCTTTTCGCTCATGGTCGGCGGCCCGCAGTGGGCGTACGACGAACTGACGCCCGTCTTCGACGCCGTCGCCACCGGACCCGACGGTCACGACCGGATGGGACCGTCGGGGTCGGGTCACTACGTGAAAATGGTCCACAACGGCGTCGAGTACGCACTGATGCAGGCGTACGGCGAGGGCTTCGAACTGCTGGCGGACGGTCGTTACGACCTCGACCTCGAAGCCGTCTCGCGAACGTGGAACAACGGTGCTGTCATCCGATCGTGGCTGCTCGAACTCTGTGAAGAGGCGTTCACGGAGGAAGGGTCGAACCTCGGCGACGTTGCCGACCACGTCGCCGGCGGATCGACCGGCACGTGGACGGTGCAGGAGTCGCTCGAACAGGAGGTGCCGGTGCCGCTCATCTATCAAGCGCTCGCCGAGCGCTTCGACAGCCGAAACGAGGGACGGTTCTCGCGGCGACTGGCGAACCGACTCCGATACGGGTTCGGGCGGCACGAAGTCGCTCGCGAGTAG
- a CDS encoding CBS domain-containing protein: MTLTNILDTAVATAAPTTPVGDVTAAMREESLELVAVLDEQRPLGLLTPADIGRAYVAGEDLDGRTASEVLSGDLVTVRESEDLSALVAHLADANARRAAVVDDAGDFVGVVRLEDALVQYGEDLTRILSMFDG, encoded by the coding sequence ATGACGCTCACAAACATCCTCGACACGGCCGTCGCGACCGCCGCGCCGACGACCCCCGTCGGCGACGTGACTGCCGCGATGCGCGAGGAGTCGCTCGAACTCGTCGCCGTCCTCGACGAGCAGCGACCGCTCGGTCTCCTGACGCCCGCCGACATCGGCCGCGCGTACGTCGCCGGCGAGGACCTTGACGGCAGAACCGCGAGCGAGGTGCTGTCGGGCGACCTGGTCACCGTCCGCGAGTCCGAGGACCTCTCGGCGTTGGTCGCCCACCTCGCGGACGCGAACGCCCGTCGCGCCGCCGTCGTCGACGACGCGGGCGACTTCGTCGGCGTCGTCCGGTTGGAGGACGCGCTCGTCCAGTACGGCGAGGACCTGACGCGCATTCTCTCGATGTTCGACGGGTGA
- the cbiE gene encoding precorrin-6y C5,15-methyltransferase (decarboxylating) subunit CbiE — translation MRFRRAAGGKRLRFRAAAVTEPPSVRRDAPTDCSEFLDRFDESRRPPVQHGPVEDVDVPALDRRERLPAWSRGEFAEARPRLLGVGATRRDDEHLRRVVDDVGPLDGDARLSRIGETVLAARGGDDLGDPVAGDPKRVHPLDDGDPRYLTERAVELLADADVVVGFETVLDLVRDRTDAAFVRCSYGDQTTRLDEFGERVVEGEHGVAVLWGDPNVSGYQFLGRVERAVDRPVRVVPGVSAVQLAASRARTPLEQSTVVSLHKRGALADELERLAVDVGRRHLLVIPRPSDSMPERVAAHLLDSGANAEREALVSERLSFPTESQTRTTLGALAAPVDNDDNSGESSFDDLSVLVVRR, via the coding sequence ATGCGCTTCCGGAGGGCGGCGGGTGGTAAGAGACTCCGGTTCCGCGCCGCGGCCGTGACTGAACCGCCCTCAGTCCGACGCGACGCTCCGACAGACTGCTCCGAGTTCCTCGACCGATTCGACGAGTCGCGGCGTCCACCGGTTCAACACGGTCCCGTCGAAGACGTGGACGTTCCCGCGCTCGACCGCCGGGAGCGACTCCCAGCCTGGTCGCGAGGAGAGTTCGCCGAGGCGCGCCCGCGTCTCCTCGGGGTCGGAGCTACACGGCGCGACGACGAGCACCTTCGGCGCGTGGTCGATGATGTCGGCCCACTCGACGGCGACGCTCGACTGTCCCGGATCGGCGAGACCGTACTCGCCGCCCGCGGCGGCGACGACCTCGGGGACCCAGTTGCCGGCGATCCGAAGCGGGTCCATCCACTCGACGACGGCGACCCACGGTATCTCACCGAGCGCGCCGTCGAACTGCTGGCGGACGCCGATGTCGTCGTCGGCTTCGAGACAGTGCTGGACCTCGTCCGCGACCGGACCGACGCCGCGTTCGTTCGCTGTTCGTACGGCGACCAGACGACTCGGTTGGACGAGTTCGGTGAGCGAGTGGTCGAAGGAGAACACGGCGTCGCGGTGCTGTGGGGCGACCCGAACGTCTCGGGCTACCAGTTTCTCGGCCGCGTCGAACGCGCCGTCGACCGGCCGGTACGGGTGGTTCCGGGCGTCTCGGCGGTGCAACTCGCCGCCAGCCGGGCGCGGACGCCGCTGGAGCAGTCGACGGTCGTCTCGCTGCACAAGCGCGGGGCACTCGCCGACGAACTCGAACGGCTCGCGGTGGACGTCGGGAGACGGCACCTGCTCGTCATCCCGCGACCGTCCGACTCGATGCCCGAGCGCGTCGCGGCACACCTGCTCGACTCCGGCGCGAACGCCGAACGCGAGGCGCTCGTCTCCGAGCGGCTGAGCTTTCCGACCGAGTCCCAAACACGGACGACGCTCGGAGCGTTGGCCGCCCCCGTCGACAACGACGACAACTCGGGGGAGAGTTCGTTTGACGACCTGAGCGTGTTGGTCGTGCGTCGGTGA
- a CDS encoding VOC family protein, producing the protein MEFTGIDHFVLTVEDIEETCAFYSALGAEIVTYGEGRTALQFGEQKINLHPAGDEFEPKAVSPTPGAGDFCVLTALSIDAVEERLRDAGVAVVEGPVARTGTTGPITSVYVRDPDGNLVELAASAAQTGE; encoded by the coding sequence ATGGAATTCACCGGTATCGACCACTTCGTGCTCACGGTCGAAGATATCGAGGAGACGTGCGCGTTCTATTCGGCGCTGGGTGCTGAAATCGTTACCTACGGCGAGGGGCGGACGGCGCTGCAGTTCGGCGAGCAGAAGATCAACCTCCATCCCGCCGGCGACGAGTTCGAGCCGAAAGCTGTCAGCCCGACGCCCGGCGCGGGGGACTTCTGTGTCCTCACGGCGCTGTCCATCGACGCCGTCGAGGAGCGCCTCCGCGACGCCGGCGTGGCCGTCGTCGAAGGTCCGGTCGCGCGAACCGGCACGACGGGACCAATCACCTCGGTGTACGTTCGTGACCCCGACGGGAATCTCGTCGAACTCGCCGCCAGCGCCGCCCAGACGGGCGAGTAG
- a CDS encoding aminopeptidase: MDERVREHAEVLVDWSARIEAGDDVVVSVAEDAHDLAVAVAEKLGERGANVVTLYDSAEVSRAYLKAHDGEFDDDPAHELALLEHADVYLRLGGGRNTTASADVPGETQRAFAHAREGTREARMKTDWVATVHPTRSLAQQAGMAYEEYQQFVYDAVLRDWESLADEMAQMKNVLDAGSEVRIVKEDTDLTMSIEGRTAVNSAASVAYDSHNLPSGEVFTAPYATEGEVYFDVPMTIQSKRLTDVHLTFEGGEVVEFSAGTNEDVLADILDTDEGARRLGELGIGMNRGIDRFTDSILFDEKMGDTVHLAVGRAYDSCLPEGKAGNQSAVHVDMITDMSEDSRMLVDGEVVQRNGTFRWEDGFEA; the protein is encoded by the coding sequence ATGGACGAGAGAGTACGCGAGCACGCCGAGGTGCTCGTCGACTGGAGCGCGCGCATCGAAGCCGGCGACGACGTCGTCGTCAGCGTCGCCGAGGACGCCCACGACCTCGCCGTCGCCGTCGCCGAAAAACTCGGCGAGCGCGGCGCGAACGTCGTCACGTTGTACGACTCCGCGGAGGTGTCGCGGGCGTACCTGAAGGCGCACGACGGCGAGTTCGACGACGACCCGGCGCACGAACTCGCGCTGCTCGAACACGCCGACGTGTACCTCCGCCTCGGCGGCGGGCGGAACACGACGGCGAGCGCGGACGTGCCCGGTGAGACGCAGCGCGCGTTCGCTCACGCCCGCGAGGGGACGCGAGAGGCTCGCATGAAGACCGACTGGGTCGCGACGGTCCACCCGACGCGCTCGCTCGCCCAGCAGGCCGGGATGGCCTACGAGGAGTACCAGCAGTTCGTCTACGACGCCGTGCTCCGCGACTGGGAGTCGCTCGCCGACGAGATGGCGCAGATGAAAAACGTGCTCGACGCCGGAAGCGAGGTCCGCATCGTGAAAGAGGACACCGACCTCACGATGTCGATCGAGGGTCGCACTGCGGTGAATTCCGCCGCGTCGGTCGCCTACGACTCGCACAACCTCCCCTCCGGCGAGGTGTTCACGGCTCCGTACGCCACCGAGGGCGAGGTGTACTTCGACGTGCCGATGACCATTCAGAGCAAGCGCCTCACCGACGTGCACCTCACGTTCGAGGGCGGCGAAGTCGTCGAGTTCAGTGCCGGGACGAACGAGGACGTTCTCGCCGACATTCTCGACACCGACGAGGGCGCGCGCCGCCTCGGCGAACTCGGCATCGGGATGAACCGCGGCATCGACCGCTTCACCGACAGCATCCTCTTCGACGAGAAGATGGGCGACACGGTCCACCTCGCGGTCGGTCGGGCGTACGACTCTTGTCTCCCCGAGGGCAAGGCGGGCAACCAATCGGCGGTCCACGTCGACATGATTACCGACATGAGCGAGGACTCGAGAATGCTCGTCGACGGTGAGGTCGTCCAACGGAACGGAACGTTCCGGTGGGAGGACGGCTTTGAGGCCTAA
- a CDS encoding DUF5806 family protein: MADDPATPSESPERETTNGERDEAVDADERATESTDSAATERTTPEGATNDDGAEPADADELAEDSSLESPEGDVPEDVQKYARFKKMDGAQYDRVNGFLRDRTYITAREWAIARLCADFRTETGVEMTKIGENLPRLVPFMTDTYTPQAVNQARSSFEGKVKKSGATFLYGAMSGFFTAEELDETMYEVTEIAKFLLEVEGVDLAVAEELDAEERISSVMREVRQSSAELRAEEVECPECGHVHEPKQG, translated from the coding sequence ATGGCAGACGACCCCGCGACGCCCTCGGAGTCGCCGGAGCGAGAGACGACCAACGGTGAGCGCGACGAAGCAGTCGATGCCGACGAACGCGCGACGGAATCGACGGACTCTGCGGCGACGGAGCGGACGACGCCCGAAGGGGCGACGAACGACGACGGCGCAGAACCGGCCGACGCCGACGAACTGGCCGAGGACTCGTCACTCGAGAGCCCCGAAGGGGACGTGCCCGAGGACGTCCAGAAGTACGCCCGATTCAAGAAGATGGACGGCGCGCAGTACGACCGGGTCAACGGCTTCCTCCGCGACCGGACGTACATCACCGCCCGCGAGTGGGCCATCGCCCGCCTCTGCGCGGACTTCCGGACCGAGACGGGCGTCGAGATGACCAAAATCGGCGAAAACCTCCCTCGTCTCGTTCCCTTCATGACCGACACGTACACCCCGCAAGCCGTCAATCAGGCCCGCTCGTCGTTCGAGGGGAAGGTGAAGAAGTCGGGCGCGACGTTCCTCTACGGCGCGATGAGCGGCTTCTTTACCGCCGAGGAGTTGGACGAGACGATGTACGAGGTGACCGAAATCGCGAAGTTCCTGCTGGAGGTCGAAGGCGTCGATTTGGCCGTCGCAGAGGAACTCGACGCCGAGGAGCGGATTTCGAGCGTCATGCGCGAAGTTCGACAGTCGAGCGCCGAACTGCGCGCCGAGGAGGTCGAGTGTCCCGAGTGCGGCCACGTCCACGAACCGAAGCAGGGATAG